The Labeo rohita strain BAU-BD-2019 chromosome 19, IGBB_LRoh.1.0, whole genome shotgun sequence genome window below encodes:
- the dgat1a gene encoding diacylglycerol O-acyltransferase 1a, translating to MGDRSERGPVKHKRRTTISGDAAGAQAKRGGAAETLSGQVKEKEHRHETPANKHKNHSDAGGDAFSCHKLQESLLSSNSGYSNYRGILNWCVVMLVLSNARLVLENLIKYGILVDPIQIISLFLKDPYSWPALCLIIVSNVFIMAALYIERKLSVGTISEGTGTFLHCINLAALSFFPAGTVLSLNSMTPVGGVVALSVSTILFLKLYSYRDVNKWCREIRHAKARTLSRSHSCPSVHKANGTAGYTHVTYPGNLTHRDMYYFIFAPTLCYELNFPRSPRIRKRFLLRRLLEMLFLMQLMIGLIQQWMVPTIQNSMKPFQEMDFTRIVERLLKLAVPNHFIWLIFFYWYFHSSMNFIAELMQFGDREFYRDWWNSETIPYFWSNWNIPVHKWCLRHFYKPMLVKGVNKFAAQLAVFFLSAFFHEYLVSVPLKMFRFWAFLGMMAQIPLAYFVGRFLRGNYGNAAVWMSLIIGQPVAVLMYVHDYYVLHYGSASEGVEA from the exons ATGGGCGACAGAAGCGAGAGGGGCCCGGTGAAGCACAAACGGAGAACCACGATCTCCGGAGACGCGGCGGGAGCTCAGGCGAAGCGCGGCGGCGCAGCAGAGACGCTCAGCGGGCAGGTGAAGGAGAAAGAGCACAGACACGAAACACCAGCGAATAAACACAAGAATCACAGCGATGCTGGAGGTGACGCGTTCAG CTGCCATAAGCTGCAGGAGTCGCTGCTCAGCTCCAACAGCGGCTACAGCAACTACAGAGGAATCCTCAACTGGTGTGTGGTCATGCTG gtCTTGTCCAATGCACGGCTGGTCCTGGAGAACCTTATAAA ATATGGGATTCTGGTGGACCCTATCCAGATCATCTCTCTCTTCCTGAAGGACCCGTACAGCTGGCCGGCTCTGTGCCTGATCATTG TTTCCAACGTCTTTATAATGGCAGCTTTGTACATAGAGAGAAAGCTATCCGTG GGCACTATCTCAGAGGGTACAGGAACATTCCTTCACTGCATCAATCTTGCAGCTCTTTCATTTTTCCCGGCTGGTACAGTCCTCAGCTTGAACTCTATGACCCCAG TGGGTGGTGTTGTGGCGTTGAGTGTCTCCACCATTCTCTTCCTAAAGCTGTATTCATACAGAGACGTCAACAAATGGTGCAGAGAGATCAGACACGCCAAAGCCCGAACACTGTCTCGCTCGCACTCCT GCCCATCCGTGCACAAAGCCAACGGCACAGCCGGATACACACATGTGACCTATCCGGGAAACCTCACACACAGAG acatgtattattttatttttgccccAACTCTGTGTTACGAGCTGAACTTCCCACGCTCTCCACGGATACGGAAGCGTTTCTTACTACGCCGACTGCTTGAGATG ctgtttttaatgcagttaatgaTTGGATTAATACAGCAG tGGATGGTTCCAACAATTCAGAACTCAATGAAACCCTTTCAG GAAATGGATTTCACTAGAATAGTTGAGCGGCTGCTGAAACTTGCT GTGCCCAATCATTTTATCTGGCTCATCTTTTTCTATTGGTATTTCCACTCCTCTATGAACTTCATAGCTGAGCTCATGCAGTTCGGAGACCGCGAGTTTTACCGCGACTGGTG GAACTCTGAAACAATTccgtatttttggtcaaactggAACATTCCTGTTCACAAGTGGTGCCTACG ACACTTTTATAAGCCCATGTTGGTGAAAGGAGTAAATAAGTTTGCAGCTCAGCTCGCCGTGTTCTTCCTGTCAGCGTTTTTCCATGAG TATTTAGTAAGTGTTCCTCTAAAGATGTTTCGATTCTGGGCGTTTTTGGGGATGATGGCACAG ATCCCGCTCGCCTATTTTGTGGGTCGGTTCTTGAGAGGAAACTACGGCAACGCCGCCGTCTGGATGTCGCTGATCATCGGCCAGCCGGTCGCCGTGCTCATGTATGTCCACGACTATTACGTGCTGCATTACGGGAGCGCGTCGGAGGGCGTTGAGGCATGA